From one Simplicispira suum genomic stretch:
- a CDS encoding TIGR04283 family arsenosugar biosynthesis glycosyltransferase gives MKLSVIVPVLNEATGAPALCAHLMPYVRQGVEVILVDGGSEDGTPELLNSLGFPPVRSPRGRALQMNAGASAASGDLLLFLHADTRLPPGTLACLQSRMTQAHDWGRFDVRIEGRPAMLKLVAWLMNWRSRLTGIATGDQAMFMTRAAFDAVGGFPPQPLMEDIEMSSRLRRLARPLCLTDRVVTSGRRWEQRGVWRTIFLMWRLRWAYWRGVPASQLAKAYR, from the coding sequence ATGAAACTCTCGGTCATCGTCCCCGTGCTCAACGAAGCGACCGGCGCGCCCGCGCTCTGCGCCCATCTGATGCCCTATGTGCGCCAGGGCGTGGAAGTGATTCTGGTCGATGGCGGCAGTGAAGACGGCACGCCCGAGTTGCTCAACTCCCTCGGTTTTCCGCCTGTACGTTCGCCGCGCGGCCGCGCCTTGCAGATGAATGCCGGCGCGTCCGCCGCCAGTGGCGACCTGCTGCTGTTTCTGCATGCCGACACGCGCTTGCCGCCCGGCACGCTTGCGTGCCTGCAGAGCCGCATGACGCAAGCGCATGACTGGGGGCGCTTTGACGTGCGCATCGAGGGCCGCCCGGCCATGCTCAAGCTGGTGGCGTGGCTGATGAACTGGCGCTCGCGCCTTACCGGCATCGCCACCGGCGACCAGGCCATGTTCATGACCCGCGCCGCTTTCGATGCCGTGGGTGGCTTCCCGCCCCAGCCGCTGATGGAAGACATCGAAATGTCCAGCCGCCTGCGCCGACTTGCACGCCCGCTTTGCCTCACAGACCGGGTGGTTACCTCGGGGCGCCGCTGGGAGCAGCGGGGTGTGTGGCGCACCATTTTTCTGATGTGGCGGCTGCGCTGGGCCTACTGGCGCGGTGTGCCTGCGAGCCAGCTTGCCAAGGCCTACCGATGA
- a CDS encoding DUF3047 domain-containing protein produces MTRDPCKRRCRRGVFVLLLGVATSAVPAPVRVGDFAAGSDALPAPWKVVQLDERVPATRYRTLQWDGRAAIEARADASMALLARPLTVDLQATPVLCWLWRVDDVLKQADLSRKAGDDYAARVYVTFSLPPESLSAGLRFKLALGRSLYGELVPDAAVNYVWDNRHPIGTRAFNAYTDRAAMVVQRSGNAQAGRWVSERVNVLADATQAFGKLPFRASLLAVASDTDNTGEQARAGFAELHFVAAEEQCQFSGPPVQ; encoded by the coding sequence ATGACGCGCGACCCCTGCAAACGCCGATGCCGGCGCGGCGTGTTCGTGCTGCTGCTCGGCGTGGCCACCAGTGCCGTGCCGGCGCCGGTGCGCGTTGGCGACTTTGCGGCAGGCAGTGACGCGCTGCCCGCGCCCTGGAAGGTGGTGCAACTCGACGAGCGTGTGCCCGCTACGCGCTACCGCACGCTGCAGTGGGACGGGCGCGCCGCCATCGAAGCCCGCGCCGATGCCAGCATGGCGCTGCTGGCGCGGCCACTCACCGTTGACTTGCAGGCCACGCCCGTCCTGTGCTGGTTGTGGCGCGTGGACGACGTGCTGAAGCAGGCCGATCTGAGCCGCAAGGCGGGCGACGACTATGCAGCTCGGGTGTACGTGACGTTCTCCTTGCCGCCGGAGTCGCTGAGCGCGGGCTTGCGCTTCAAGCTGGCCCTTGGGCGCAGCCTGTATGGGGAGCTGGTGCCAGATGCGGCGGTTAATTACGTCTGGGACAACCGGCACCCGATCGGCACGCGTGCCTTCAACGCCTATACCGACCGCGCCGCCATGGTGGTGCAGCGCTCGGGCAATGCGCAGGCGGGCCGCTGGGTCAGCGAGCGCGTCAACGTGCTCGCCGATGCCACGCAAGCCTTTGGCAAGCTGCCTTTCAGGGCCAGCTTGCTGGCCGTGGCGTCCGACACCGACAACACGGGCGAGCAGGCGCGCGCTGGCTTCGCGGAGCTGCATTTTGTGGCTGCCGAGGAACAGTGCCAGTTCTCGGGCCCGCCTGTGCAGTGA
- a CDS encoding DNA-binding protein, whose product MKYLAPRHLPTLGQLLPDLGNPSPREIARYLDVTERTVYSWRAAGIAPKAATLALFWESSYGLSALDAELFNTAQVHRCLSESLGNEVKNLQSRIARLEKTGQFGCANAPFMRPINVMLLDSQRA is encoded by the coding sequence ATGAAGTATCTAGCCCCCCGTCATTTGCCCACACTGGGCCAGTTGTTGCCCGACCTGGGCAACCCTTCGCCACGGGAGATTGCGCGCTATCTTGACGTCACAGAGCGCACTGTTTATTCATGGCGCGCGGCCGGCATCGCTCCGAAGGCTGCGACCCTGGCGCTTTTTTGGGAATCTAGTTACGGGCTGTCAGCGCTCGATGCCGAGCTTTTCAACACCGCGCAGGTGCACAGATGCCTGAGTGAATCACTCGGGAATGAAGTCAAAAACCTACAGTCGCGGATTGCCAGACTCGAAAAAACGGGGCAATTCGGCTGTGCGAATGCCCCTTTTATGCGACCGATCAACGTTATGCTGCTGGACTCTCAACGAGCCTAG
- the phnE gene encoding phosphonate ABC transporter, permease protein PhnE: MAMAPFSSFASTGGLSGRLRFLGLALLYSLLVVACLWSLGAEGDLSLGRNPLANLAKTVTEFAHPSFLDVWFGDTKLEYRSDDGTVLRVENRQLVEADYLAGLARATWATIRIATLGSLLGALLALPLAMLTARNLGAPRPLALAAKAVLDVMRSIHTLVFGLVLVGIVGLGPTAGILAIGLHSMGTYGKLFAEAVESLNMPAIHAVQSVGASRTQVFFNAVWPAVLPQFVSSHLYIWEFNIRDSTILGIIGAGGLGLLISEATSLFQWGRLATVLLVVIVLVGSFDAMSRRIRKALS; this comes from the coding sequence ATGGCAATGGCGCCGTTTTCCTCTTTCGCAAGCACGGGCGGTCTGAGCGGGCGGTTGCGCTTTCTGGGCCTGGCACTGCTCTACAGCCTGCTGGTTGTCGCTTGCTTGTGGTCCTTGGGCGCAGAAGGCGATCTGTCCTTGGGCCGCAACCCATTGGCCAATCTGGCCAAGACGGTCACCGAATTCGCCCACCCCAGTTTTCTGGATGTCTGGTTCGGCGATACCAAGCTCGAATACCGCAGTGACGACGGTACTGTGCTGCGGGTGGAAAACCGCCAACTGGTGGAGGCCGACTATCTGGCAGGCCTGGCCCGCGCCACCTGGGCGACCATCCGCATTGCCACCCTGGGTTCCCTCCTGGGCGCGCTGCTCGCGCTTCCGCTGGCCATGTTGACGGCGCGCAACCTTGGCGCGCCACGCCCGCTTGCGCTGGCGGCCAAGGCGGTGCTGGACGTGATGCGTTCCATCCACACCCTGGTGTTCGGCCTGGTGCTGGTGGGCATCGTGGGCCTGGGCCCAACGGCGGGCATTCTGGCCATCGGCCTGCATTCCATGGGCACCTACGGCAAGCTGTTTGCCGAGGCGGTGGAGTCGCTGAACATGCCTGCCATCCATGCGGTGCAGAGCGTCGGAGCCAGCCGCACGCAGGTCTTCTTCAATGCGGTGTGGCCTGCGGTGCTGCCGCAGTTCGTCTCCAGCCATCTCTACATCTGGGAGTTCAACATCCGCGATTCGACCATCCTGGGCATCATCGGCGCCGGGGGCCTGGGCCTGCTGATTTCGGAGGCTACGTCGCTGTTCCAGTGGGGCCGCCTGGCCACGGTGCTGCTGGTGGTGATCGTCCTGGTGGGCTCGTTTGACGCCATGAGTCGGCGCATCCGCAAAGCACTGTCATGA
- a CDS encoding FAD-dependent oxidoreductase: MNKQNIKSLALLALVLVLVAGFFALGGAKWLTLAGLKSGLDQLAAWKDASPALLGLAFGGVYVLVAALSLPGAAVMTLAAGAIFGLFWGSVIASFAATLGATLAFWSARYLLRDWVQAGFGERLKPVNEGIARDGAFYLFTLRLVPLFPFFLVNLLMGLMPIRTLTFYGVSQIGMLAGTLVYVNAGTQLAQIDSLGGIVSPGVLLSFALLGVFPLLAKAVLRWVQRRRVYARWTRPRSYDRNLIVIGAGAAGLVTAYIGAAVKAKVTLVEAHKMGGDCLNYGCVPSKALIKSAKLASQMRHADHYGLSATAPQFSFRQIMARVHAVIAAVAPHDSVERYESLGVEVLQGYGRLVDPWTVEITAADGSTQRLTTRSIVIAAGAQPFVPPLPGIEEVGYVTSDTLWDAFAKLDAPPARLVVLGGGPIGCELAQSFARLGSAVTQVEMAPRIMGREDAEVSELARQALARDGVDVRTGHKALRCESEDHGGVTHKYLVVEHGGAEQRIEFDALICAVGRAARLKGYGLEDLGIPTERTVVTNDYLETLYPNIYAAGDVAGPYQFTHTASHQAWYAAVNALFGHFKRFKVDYSVIPSATFIDPEVARVGLSEQDAKEKGIAYELTRYGIDELDRAIADGAAHGFVKVLTVPGKDRILGVTIVGEHAADLLAEFVLAMKHGLGLNKILGTIHTYPTLAEANKYAAGEWKRAHAPQRLLAWVQRYHAWRRG; encoded by the coding sequence ATGAACAAGCAGAACATCAAAAGCCTGGCCCTGCTGGCGCTGGTGCTCGTGCTGGTCGCGGGTTTCTTTGCCCTGGGCGGCGCCAAGTGGCTGACGCTTGCGGGCCTGAAATCGGGCCTGGACCAGCTTGCCGCCTGGAAGGACGCGTCGCCCGCGCTGCTGGGGCTGGCGTTTGGCGGGGTGTATGTGCTGGTGGCTGCCTTGTCCTTGCCCGGAGCCGCCGTCATGACCCTGGCTGCTGGTGCGATCTTCGGTCTGTTCTGGGGCTCTGTGATTGCCTCGTTCGCCGCCACCTTGGGCGCTACCTTGGCCTTCTGGAGTGCGCGTTATCTGTTGCGTGACTGGGTGCAGGCGGGCTTTGGCGAGCGGCTCAAGCCCGTCAACGAAGGCATCGCACGCGATGGCGCCTTCTACCTGTTTACGCTGCGCTTGGTGCCGTTGTTCCCGTTTTTCCTCGTCAACCTCTTGATGGGCCTGATGCCTATTCGCACGCTGACGTTCTACGGCGTCAGCCAGATCGGCATGCTGGCCGGCACGCTGGTGTATGTAAACGCCGGCACCCAGCTGGCGCAGATTGACAGCCTGGGCGGCATCGTCTCGCCAGGTGTTTTGCTGTCTTTCGCTCTGCTGGGCGTGTTCCCGCTGCTTGCCAAGGCAGTCCTGAGGTGGGTGCAGCGTCGCCGCGTGTATGCGCGGTGGACACGTCCGCGCAGCTACGACAGGAACCTCATCGTCATCGGCGCCGGTGCGGCCGGGCTGGTGACGGCCTACATCGGGGCCGCCGTTAAAGCCAAGGTCACCCTGGTGGAAGCGCACAAGATGGGGGGCGACTGCCTGAACTACGGCTGCGTGCCGAGCAAAGCCCTGATCAAGAGCGCCAAGCTGGCGTCTCAGATGCGCCATGCCGACCACTACGGCCTGTCGGCGACGGCGCCCCAATTCAGTTTCCGCCAGATCATGGCGCGGGTCCACGCGGTGATTGCAGCAGTCGCGCCGCACGACAGTGTGGAGCGCTACGAATCTTTGGGCGTCGAAGTGCTGCAGGGCTATGGGCGGTTGGTCGATCCCTGGACCGTGGAGATCACGGCCGCCGACGGCAGCACGCAGCGCCTCACCACCCGCAGCATCGTCATCGCCGCCGGCGCGCAGCCCTTCGTGCCGCCGCTGCCCGGCATCGAGGAGGTCGGCTACGTCACCAGCGACACCTTGTGGGACGCGTTTGCAAAGCTCGACGCGCCCCCCGCGCGGCTCGTGGTGCTGGGCGGCGGGCCGATTGGCTGTGAGCTGGCTCAAAGCTTTGCGCGCCTGGGCTCTGCCGTCACGCAGGTGGAAATGGCGCCGCGCATCATGGGACGCGAGGACGCGGAAGTGTCCGAACTGGCGCGCCAGGCTCTCGCGCGCGATGGCGTCGATGTGCGCACCGGGCACAAGGCGCTGCGCTGCGAAAGCGAAGATCACGGGGGTGTCACGCACAAATACCTGGTCGTCGAGCACGGCGGCGCCGAGCAGCGTATCGAGTTCGACGCCCTCATCTGCGCGGTGGGCCGCGCGGCGCGGCTGAAGGGCTATGGGCTGGAAGATCTGGGCATCCCGACCGAGCGCACGGTGGTGACCAACGACTACCTGGAAACGCTCTACCCCAACATCTACGCCGCCGGCGACGTGGCAGGTCCCTACCAGTTCACCCACACTGCCTCGCACCAGGCTTGGTACGCGGCGGTCAATGCCTTGTTCGGCCATTTCAAACGCTTCAAGGTCGATTACTCGGTGATTCCTTCGGCCACCTTTATCGACCCCGAAGTGGCGCGCGTCGGCCTGAGCGAGCAAGACGCCAAGGAGAAGGGCATCGCCTACGAGCTCACTCGGTACGGCATTGACGAACTGGACCGCGCCATTGCAGATGGCGCTGCCCACGGCTTCGTCAAGGTGCTGACGGTGCCGGGCAAGGACCGCATTCTGGGTGTCACCATCGTCGGCGAGCATGCCGCTGACCTGCTGGCGGAATTCGTGCTGGCCATGAAGCATGGCCTGGGCCTGAACAAGATCCTCGGCACCATCCACACCTACCCGACGTTGGCCGAAGCCAACAAATATGCCGCCGGGGAATGGAAGCGCGCGCATGCACCTCAGCGCCTGCTGGCCTGGGTGCAGCGCTACCACGCGTGGCGGCGCGGCTGA
- a CDS encoding transglycosylase SLT domain-containing protein translates to MTHQQLAIVAGATLGAAWLLVQWGNQQANDEATDSDTGQTYTTEEPTIMDEIMTTARNALGLWHPPEKYAQAIAAAEAANGLPRDMLARLLWQESRYREEIIAGRVRSPAGALGIAQFMPATARELGINALDPFQAIPAAARYLARLYGMFGNWSEALAAYNWGMGNVQRRGLDAAPTETRNYYRQILADVNAANGTSYT, encoded by the coding sequence GTGACGCACCAGCAGCTTGCAATCGTCGCAGGCGCAACGCTCGGGGCCGCGTGGCTTCTCGTGCAGTGGGGCAACCAACAAGCGAACGACGAAGCAACCGACAGCGACACCGGGCAGACCTACACCACCGAAGAACCAACCATCATGGACGAAATCATGACAACCGCACGCAACGCACTGGGACTGTGGCACCCGCCAGAAAAATATGCGCAGGCCATCGCGGCGGCAGAGGCTGCAAACGGCCTGCCGCGCGACATGCTCGCGCGCCTGCTCTGGCAAGAATCCCGGTACCGCGAAGAAATCATTGCCGGCCGCGTGCGCTCGCCAGCGGGCGCGCTCGGCATCGCCCAGTTCATGCCGGCCACGGCGCGCGAGCTGGGCATCAATGCCCTGGACCCATTCCAAGCCATCCCGGCAGCCGCGCGCTACCTTGCGCGCCTGTACGGCATGTTTGGTAACTGGTCTGAGGCGCTCGCGGCCTACAACTGGGGCATGGGCAACGTCCAACGGCGCGGCCTGGACGCTGCGCCCACCGAAACCCGCAACTACTACCGCCAAATACTCGCGGACGTCAACGCGGCCAACGGCACCAGCTACACCTAA
- a CDS encoding phosphonate ABC transporter ATP-binding protein gives MSTPCIVLNNVCCQIGGQTQLDIPALTVLQGERVAVIGHNGAGKSTLFKVLTGFVQPTHGEVQVLGRSLGASLDTRQWRLLRREIGQVMQGLHLVGRLSALHNVLIGALGRVGGWRSWTCFFPAAEIQRAEAALQQVGMLARAAIRTDQLSGGENQKVGVARMLMQGPRLILADEPTAALDPTAAAEVCQLLVAAAAGATLLTVVHNPALLPVLADRVIGLRQGRVVFDLSVSEVGDRQLVDLYRPLGSGFTPHWQVALPVPLPHEQGHST, from the coding sequence ATGAGCACGCCCTGCATCGTCCTCAACAATGTCTGCTGCCAGATCGGTGGGCAGACCCAGCTCGACATTCCCGCGCTGACGGTGCTGCAGGGCGAGCGGGTGGCGGTCATTGGCCACAACGGGGCCGGCAAGTCGACTCTGTTCAAGGTGCTGACCGGGTTCGTGCAGCCCACCCACGGCGAGGTCCAGGTGCTCGGCCGATCCCTCGGCGCATCGCTCGATACCCGCCAATGGCGCCTGCTGCGGCGCGAGATCGGGCAGGTCATGCAGGGCCTGCATCTGGTGGGGCGCTTGTCCGCGCTCCACAACGTATTGATTGGCGCCCTCGGCCGGGTCGGCGGCTGGCGCAGCTGGACGTGTTTTTTCCCGGCCGCCGAGATACAGCGGGCCGAGGCCGCGTTGCAGCAGGTGGGCATGCTGGCCCGCGCCGCCATCCGGACCGACCAGCTCTCCGGCGGCGAGAACCAAAAAGTCGGCGTCGCCCGCATGCTGATGCAGGGCCCGCGCCTGATCCTGGCCGACGAGCCCACTGCCGCGCTCGACCCGACCGCTGCGGCCGAGGTCTGTCAGCTGCTGGTGGCTGCCGCTGCTGGCGCGACGCTGTTGACGGTGGTCCACAACCCTGCCTTGCTGCCGGTGCTCGCCGACCGTGTAATCGGATTGCGCCAGGGCAGGGTGGTCTTTGATCTGTCGGTGTCCGAGGTGGGCGACCGGCAGCTGGTCGACCTGTACCGTCCGCTTGGCAGCGGATTCACCCCGCATTGGCAGGTGGCGCTGCCGGTTCCCCTGCCTCACGAACAGGGGCATTCCACATGA
- a CDS encoding TIGR04282 family arsenosugar biosynthesis glycosyltransferase, with product MKPVRIVVIAKAPIACFCKTRLIPALGKQGATELAQRMLARTVASALAAGLGTVELCVTPGLQAFDWRGLALPAGLAWTEQGEGDLGERMGRAAQRVTAAGEAILLIGTDCPALDSGLLQRAAAALQGHDACLVPTADGGYALLGLKRFDPTLFDAMPWSTDAVAAETRQRVAALNWRLCTLPTLHDIDEPEDLAWLPVELRAGLTTSTQTHP from the coding sequence ATGAAGCCGGTGCGCATCGTCGTCATTGCCAAGGCTCCGATTGCGTGTTTCTGCAAGACCCGGTTGATCCCGGCCTTGGGCAAGCAAGGTGCCACCGAGCTGGCGCAGCGCATGCTGGCGCGAACGGTGGCTTCGGCGCTGGCCGCCGGGCTGGGAACGGTGGAACTCTGCGTTACCCCCGGGCTGCAGGCCTTTGACTGGCGGGGCCTGGCTCTGCCCGCCGGCTTGGCGTGGACCGAGCAGGGCGAGGGCGACCTGGGCGAGCGCATGGGCCGTGCTGCCCAGCGGGTGACGGCAGCGGGTGAGGCCATCCTGCTGATTGGCACCGATTGCCCGGCACTCGATAGCGGTCTGCTCCAGCGCGCTGCGGCAGCCCTGCAAGGCCACGATGCCTGCCTGGTGCCCACCGCCGACGGCGGCTATGCGCTGCTGGGCCTGAAACGCTTTGATCCAACGCTGTTCGACGCCATGCCCTGGAGCACCGATGCCGTGGCCGCCGAAACCCGGCAGCGCGTGGCTGCGTTGAACTGGCGTCTGTGCACCCTGCCCACGCTGCACGACATCGATGAGCCAGAGGACCTTGCCTGGCTGCCTGTAGAACTGCGAGCTGGTCTGACAACTTCCACCCAAACGCACCCATGA
- a CDS encoding phosphate/phosphite/phosphonate ABC transporter substrate-binding protein: MQLDRRTFALLAVLTLAGVAQAQQTPLQFGVGLFQPDKEKNDATYQPLADYLARQLQRPVQLRTVDSWEGLAKSLANGETDMALMGPWGYVLANNEAGAEVVSTILYGGKPEYYAIIVTHPNSGIHTLADLKGKTFAFGDKGSTSGYLIPSHRFMTLGIHPDRYFSKVLYTKHQAIETQVTQGVLDAGADYNRNAMIEQGLIKAEQSKIIWQSAPLPNDAFVVSKALATDKAFVARLQTALAGVGAALASQPKLLPAHYTGFVTRDNTFYKPIRDAGLATGNLRAK, encoded by the coding sequence ATGCAACTCGATCGCCGTACCTTTGCCCTGTTGGCCGTCCTGACGCTGGCGGGTGTGGCACAGGCACAGCAAACCCCGCTGCAATTCGGAGTGGGCCTGTTCCAGCCTGACAAGGAAAAGAACGACGCCACCTACCAACCCTTGGCCGATTACCTGGCACGCCAGCTCCAGCGCCCGGTGCAGTTGCGCACCGTGGACAGTTGGGAGGGCCTGGCCAAATCGCTGGCCAACGGCGAAACCGACATGGCCCTCATGGGGCCCTGGGGCTATGTGCTGGCCAACAATGAGGCCGGTGCCGAGGTGGTTTCCACCATTCTTTACGGCGGCAAGCCCGAGTACTACGCCATCATCGTCACGCACCCGAATTCCGGCATCCACACCCTGGCCGACCTCAAGGGCAAGACCTTCGCCTTCGGCGACAAGGGTTCTACCTCGGGGTACCTGATTCCGAGCCACCGCTTCATGACGCTGGGCATCCACCCCGATCGCTATTTCAGCAAGGTGCTGTACACCAAGCACCAGGCCATCGAGACCCAGGTCACGCAAGGCGTGCTGGACGCCGGCGCCGACTACAACCGCAACGCCATGATCGAGCAGGGGTTGATCAAGGCCGAGCAGTCAAAAATCATCTGGCAGTCGGCACCGCTGCCCAACGATGCCTTTGTGGTCAGCAAGGCCCTGGCGACCGACAAGGCCTTTGTCGCCCGGCTGCAGACCGCGCTGGCCGGCGTCGGTGCGGCGCTCGCATCGCAGCCCAAGCTGCTGCCCGCCCATTACACCGGCTTTGTGACGCGTGACAACACGTTCTACAAGCCCATCCGCGACGCCGGTTTGGCGACCGGAAATCTGCGGGCGAAGTGA